A single window of Geitlerinema sp. PCC 9228 DNA harbors:
- a CDS encoding zinc ribbon domain-containing protein, with amino-acid sequence MCPHCGVHTGKKPLSQRTHFCFHCGARTHRDVAAAQVVWNRGVASTSTTGRKNAR; translated from the coding sequence ATTTGTCCCCATTGTGGTGTCCATACGGGGAAAAAGCCGCTTTCTCAAAGAACTCATTTCTGCTTCCACTGCGGCGCTCGAACCCATCGAGACGTGGCAGCAGCACAAGTGGTTTGGAATCGAGGTGTCGCAAGTACGTCCACCACAGGGCGGAAAAATGCTCGTTGA